In Sulfitobacter sp. M39, the following proteins share a genomic window:
- a CDS encoding H-type lectin domain-containing protein has translation MNANSVGIDSGETVLFSDFQDGGEMWTGKGQRERRNHITFSAPYRDIPTVHASLALWDVDNATVMRADLRSENVTKEGFELVFRTWGDTRIARVRASWMAIGPLPQQDDWEL, from the coding sequence ATGAACGCAAACAGCGTTGGTATCGATAGCGGAGAGACAGTGTTGTTCTCCGATTTTCAGGATGGTGGCGAGATGTGGACGGGGAAGGGCCAGCGTGAGCGGCGCAACCATATCACCTTTTCCGCGCCGTACCGCGATATCCCCACGGTACACGCCTCGCTTGCGCTGTGGGATGTGGATAACGCCACGGTCATGCGCGCGGATCTACGATCAGAGAATGTCACGAAAGAGGGATTTGAGCTGGTGTTCCGCACCTGGGGCGATACGCGTATCGCGCGCGTCAGGGCGTCTTGGATGGCCATCGGGCCTTTGCCGCAGCAAGACGACTGGGAGCTGTAA
- a CDS encoding F0F1 ATP synthase subunit epsilon, which produces MADTMQFDLVSPERRLASMQVTAVQIPGADGDMTAMPDHAPTITTLRPGVLRVEGPEGTAEYVVTGGFAEISSEGVSVLAERAVSKGDMTQEHLDEMIAEAKAMYTTAKEGFVNEPGPVDDAAKLLSDMVAMGDEIGLSSKQPSL; this is translated from the coding sequence ATGGCAGACACAATGCAATTCGACCTCGTTTCGCCCGAGCGGCGGCTGGCCTCGATGCAGGTGACGGCCGTTCAGATTCCGGGTGCGGACGGGGACATGACAGCAATGCCTGATCATGCCCCCACCATCACCACGCTGCGCCCCGGTGTGCTGCGTGTTGAAGGCCCGGAAGGCACTGCTGAGTATGTGGTAACCGGCGGCTTTGCCGAGATTTCATCCGAAGGCGTATCGGTTCTGGCCGAACGCGCGGTGTCCAAGGGTGATATGACCCAAGAGCATCTGGACGAAATGATCGCCGAAGCCAAAGCCATGTACACAACGGCAAAAGAGGGTTTCGTGAATGAACCTGGCCCCGTAGACGACGCAGCCAAGCTGCTGTCCGACATGGTTGCCATGGGGGACGAAATCGGCTTGTCGAGCAAGCAACCCAGCCTCTGA
- the atpD gene encoding F0F1 ATP synthase subunit beta has product MANAVGKITQVIGAVVDVQFEDHLPEILNAVVTENHGKKLILEVAQHLGENTVRTIAMDATEGLVRGQRVEDTDAPISIPVGNATLGRIMNVVGEAIDEKGDIQSAERRSIHADAPEFAEQSTTSEVLETGIKVIDLLAPYAKGGKIGLFGGAGVGKTVLIMELINNIAKVHSGYSVFAGVGERTREGNDLYHEMIESNVINPDDLEKSQVALVYGQMNEPPGARMRVALTGLTLAEQFRDQSGTDVLFFVDNIFRFTQAGSEVSALLGRIPSAVGYQPTLATDMGAMQERITSTKSGSITSVQAVYVPADDLTDPAPATSFAHLDATTVLDRSISEKGIYPAVDPLGSTSRLMDPSIVGEEHYNVARDVQGILQRYKSLQDIIAILGMDELSEDDKLTVARARKIERFLSQPFDVAKVFTGSDGKQVPLEETITSFKAVVAGEYDHLPEGAFYMVGGIEEVKAKAEKMAADAA; this is encoded by the coding sequence ATGGCAAATGCAGTCGGCAAAATCACACAAGTCATCGGCGCCGTCGTCGATGTGCAGTTCGAGGATCACCTGCCAGAGATCCTCAACGCTGTTGTAACTGAAAACCACGGCAAGAAACTGATCCTCGAAGTGGCTCAGCACCTTGGCGAAAACACCGTGCGTACCATCGCGATGGACGCGACCGAAGGTCTGGTTCGCGGCCAGCGCGTCGAAGACACAGATGCGCCAATCTCGATCCCAGTGGGCAACGCCACATTGGGCCGCATCATGAACGTTGTTGGCGAAGCCATCGACGAAAAAGGCGACATCCAATCGGCCGAGCGTCGCTCGATCCACGCGGATGCGCCCGAGTTCGCGGAACAGTCGACAACATCCGAAGTGCTGGAAACAGGCATCAAGGTTATCGATCTTCTGGCGCCTTACGCCAAGGGTGGTAAAATTGGTCTGTTCGGTGGTGCCGGTGTTGGTAAAACCGTTCTGATCATGGAACTGATCAACAACATCGCCAAAGTACACTCCGGTTATTCGGTTTTCGCGGGCGTTGGTGAACGTACCCGTGAAGGGAACGACCTGTACCACGAGATGATCGAATCCAACGTTATCAACCCTGATGATCTGGAAAAATCGCAGGTTGCGCTGGTGTACGGCCAGATGAACGAGCCTCCCGGAGCGCGTATGCGTGTTGCTCTGACCGGTCTGACACTGGCCGAACAGTTCCGCGACCAATCCGGTACCGATGTTCTGTTCTTCGTCGACAACATCTTCCGCTTTACCCAAGCCGGTTCCGAGGTTTCGGCTCTGCTGGGTCGTATTCCTTCTGCCGTGGGCTACCAGCCCACACTGGCGACCGATATGGGTGCGATGCAAGAACGTATTACATCGACCAAATCCGGTTCGATTACATCGGTTCAGGCCGTTTACGTTCCCGCGGATGACCTTACCGACCCTGCGCCTGCGACATCCTTTGCGCACCTTGACGCGACAACCGTTCTGGATCGTTCGATCTCGGAAAAGGGTATCTACCCTGCTGTTGATCCGCTCGGCTCCACATCGCGTCTGATGGACCCGTCCATCGTTGGCGAAGAGCACTACAACGTGGCACGTGACGTTCAGGGTATCCTGCAACGCTACAAGTCGCTGCAGGACATCATCGCGATCCTCGGCATGGACGAACTGTCGGAAGACGACAAACTGACCGTTGCCCGTGCGCGTAAGATCGAACGCTTCCTGAGCCAGCCTTTCGACGTTGCGAAAGTGTTCACCGGCTCCGACGGTAAGCAGGTTCCACTGGAAGAGACAATCACCTCCTTCAAGGCGGTTGTGGCCGGTGAATACGATCACCTGCCCGAAGGTGCCTTCTACATGGTTGGCGGCATCGAAGAAGTGAAAGCGAAAGCTGAAAAAATGGCGGCAGACGCCGCTTAA
- a CDS encoding F0F1 ATP synthase subunit gamma: protein MPNLKDLKNRIASVKSTRKITKAMQMVAAAKLRRAQEAAEQSRPYTERFNAVMSRLAASVGGSDTAPKLLSGTGSDQVHLLVVMTAERGLCGGFNANIAKLAKAHARGLIAKGKEVKILTVGKKGRDSIRRDFGDLLVGHVDLSDVKRLGYADAQGIAKDVLGRFDAGEYDIATIFYSKFVNVVSQIPTAQQIIPATFEETEGADEATTLFDYEPSEEAILADLLPRGVATAIFSALLENAASEQGARMSAMDNATRNAGDMIEDLTIEYNRSRQAVITNELIEIISGAEAL, encoded by the coding sequence ATGCCAAACCTCAAGGACCTAAAAAACCGGATCGCGTCGGTCAAATCGACCCGCAAGATCACGAAAGCCATGCAAATGGTTGCCGCGGCGAAGCTTCGCCGCGCGCAGGAAGCTGCCGAGCAGTCCCGCCCCTACACAGAGCGTTTTAACGCTGTGATGTCGCGGTTGGCTGCATCGGTGGGTGGGTCTGACACCGCCCCCAAGCTGCTGAGCGGCACAGGGTCGGATCAGGTTCACCTGTTGGTTGTCATGACCGCTGAACGTGGCCTGTGCGGTGGCTTTAACGCCAACATCGCCAAGCTTGCCAAAGCCCATGCCCGTGGCCTTATCGCCAAGGGTAAGGAGGTCAAGATTTTGACCGTTGGCAAGAAAGGCCGCGACAGCATCCGTCGTGACTTTGGCGACCTTTTGGTCGGTCACGTTGACCTCAGCGACGTCAAGCGCCTTGGCTATGCCGATGCGCAGGGGATCGCCAAGGACGTACTTGGCCGTTTTGACGCGGGTGAATATGACATCGCCACGATATTCTATTCGAAGTTCGTGAACGTCGTCAGCCAGATCCCGACGGCACAGCAGATCATCCCGGCGACCTTCGAAGAAACCGAAGGCGCGGACGAGGCGACGACATTGTTCGACTACGAGCCCAGCGAAGAGGCCATCCTGGCCGACCTGCTGCCGCGCGGCGTTGCAACGGCGATCTTCTCGGCTCTGCTGGAAAACGCGGCCTCTGAACAGGGTGCCCGGATGTCGGCAATGGACAACGCAACACGGAACGCCGGTGACATGATCGAAGATCTAACCATCGAGTATAACCGTTCGCGTCAGGCCGTCATCACCAACGAGCTGATCGAAATCATTTCCGGCGCGGAAGCGCTGTAG